Part of the Paenibacillus sp. FSL R7-0273 genome is shown below.
TATTCAATAGGTGGATCAGCAGGAGCGATGCCATACAAAGATGTTCAAGCATACAATCCAGCAACTAATACATGGACAAAAAAAGCAGATATGCCCACAGCTCGTTCATCTGCATCAGTAGTTGTTGCAGATGGGAAAATATATGTTTTTGGAGGATATACAGGGAATTTCTATTCATGGACAGGTGGGAGCGCGGTTAATACTGTTGAAATGTATGATCCGTTAACTGATTCTTGGACAACTAAATCTCCCATGCTCTTTCCAGCAGGAAGTACTTCTGCCGTAAATTACAATAATAAGATTTATGTTTTTGGAGGATTAACAACTAATGTGACGTCAATTGCAAAAGTTCAGGTCTATGATACTCAAAATGACTCTTGGTCCGAGAAAAGAAGCATACCACAAGCGATACATGGTACAGGAGCTGTCACATACAATGATAAAATATATCTTGTAGGTGGCAGATACATAGGTAATAACGTAGCTGTAGATTTTTTTCAAGAGTATGATCCTCTTAATGATTCATGGATGATGAAAACAAGCCTACCAACACTAAGAAACGCACCTTCTGTAGTAGTTTACAAGAATAATATTATAGCGATTGGCGGAAGCACACCTAATGTAGAAACAGCATCAGTAGTAGGATACGATTTTACAACAAACTCATGGTCAGCGTTCCCTAGTCTAAATGATGCAAGGGCAGGTTCATCAGCTGTTGTTTACAAAGACAGAATATTTGTGTTTGGTGGAAGCAAGCAAACAACTTCAAATTCTCCTGTTGGAAGTGTTGAAGTTTACGGTACAGAAACGCCTGAACCAACTACGACACCAACACCAACACCAACGCCATCACCATCTCCTGAACAATCAATTGGAAATCGAGCAATTCTTGTTGTAACCATGATTACAGGTCTCGAAAAAGAATTCGATCTCAGTTTAGAAGAAGTAAATAATTTTATTACATGGTATGAAAGCAAACAATCGGGGAGTGGAACAGCCGCTTACGCAATTAATAAACATGACAACAACAAAGGACCTTTCACAATCCGAAAAGATTATATAATCTTCGATAAGATACTCACCTTCGAAGTAAACGAGTATACATTGAAGTGAACACTAACCCGTCAGGCATGAGCCCGGCGGGTTAGTTATTATTGTTATTGAACAGAATATTCATCTACACTGAAAGTCAGAATTTTTTCAAAAATAACATAGTCTTTTCTGCTGGTGAATGGGCCCTTATTATTTTCATGTTTGTCAATGGCAAAGGATGCTGTCCCTGTACCCGCCTGCTTAATTTCATACCACGTAATGAAGTCATTGACTTCAGACATATTTAGGTCAAACTCCTTTTCAAGACCGGTATTCATGGTGACAACCAAAATAGCTCGGTCGCTTGTTGGCTGCTCTGGAGCCGGTGACGGTGTTACCCTTGGCGTTGAAGTTGGCTCAATGGTAGGTTGTGGTGTTGTCGTTGGTGTTGGCTCTGCTGTTGGTGGTGTTAGAGAGCCTATTGTGATCTCACTAATAGCAATCCAAGTATTACTTTCAGCACACTCTATTCTAATACCGCTATATTTTCCTGGAGTCACTGCAAAAGGATCTAAAATCGTGTAATATTTATTTGCGTGGTTTTCCACTTCTCTATTTATTTTTCCGGATATTTCAACCCAACTCCCGGACTGAAAACCATACAACTTATAGGAAACATTAGTTTTTGGACTAGCAGAAGCTGCTAATTGTACAAAATCCAAATAAATCTCTTCAGGAAATTTCATTTCTAATAAACCGTTATAACCTCCACTATTCCAGAAGGTTTCAAAATTCAAATCTATTACATTGCTAGGAGCCATCCCACTGTATGATTTATCAGCAGACACTATAGTTCCATCTGGGGGCACAGTTCCAATCATTTCAATAACATCTCCACCTTCTGCATGTGAAACCTCACCTTTAATTATTGGTTGAAGTAAAATAACAGATACTATTATACTCATCACTAAAAACAATTTATATCTCACCTTAATTCCTTTTTTCACAAACATCCATCTCCTTCAATATGTATGCAACAAGCCTACACTAAAAAAGGGCGAACAAACAGTCTGTTATTCGACATTTATTTACAATAAACTTAAGGGTTATTAAGGAAATATGTGGATAGCAAAAAGAAAATTCGTCATCGGTCGACGGGTTAGAGAAACCTTTGACAAAATCGAAGCAGAATTAAATAAATTCCTGGAAAATAGATTAATCCTGTAGATAAATAGGCTCCGTTAGCAAATCGGTTAGCAGGACAGCTTCTTCTGTATATATTTGCTTCTCCTCAGAATCACAAACAACCCCAAACAAAGCAAAAACCCCTTGCTAGGCAAGGGGTTTAGTGAAGTGGGCCCTACAGGACTCGAACCTGTGACCAATCGGTTATGAGCCGACCGCTCTGACCAACTGAGCTAAGGGCCCGGATCTAATGTATCCGAATGTACAAGGGCTGTAAAAGAATAATTGGTTGCGGGGGCAGGATTTGAACCTGCGGCCTTCGGGTTATGAGCCCGACGAGCTACCGGGCTGCTCCACCCCGCG
Proteins encoded:
- a CDS encoding Kelch repeat-containing protein, translated to MLKNKKIFMFIILLVISGVTSIKFVFASETDVWTKVTDLPDARAANAVAEVNGIIYSIGGSAGAMPYKDVQAYNPATNTWTKKADMPTARSSASVVVADGKIYVFGGYTGNFYSWTGGSAVNTVEMYDPLTDSWTTKSPMLFPAGSTSAVNYNNKIYVFGGLTTNVTSIAKVQVYDTQNDSWSEKRSIPQAIHGTGAVTYNDKIYLVGGRYIGNNVAVDFFQEYDPLNDSWMMKTSLPTLRNAPSVVVYKNNIIAIGGSTPNVETASVVGYDFTTNSWSAFPSLNDARAGSSAVVYKDRIFVFGGSKQTTSNSPVGSVEVYGTETPEPTTTPTPTPTPSPSPEQSIGNRAILVVTMITGLEKEFDLSLEEVNNFITWYESKQSGSGTAAYAINKHDNNKGPFTIRKDYIIFDKILTFEVNEYTLK